From a region of the Deltaproteobacteria bacterium genome:
- the gyrB gene encoding DNA topoisomerase (ATP-hydrolyzing) subunit B, whose product MEGLILCPALTNVTKTEYNAENITVLKGLEAVRKRPGMYVGDTDDGSGLHHLVFEVVDNAIDEHLAGYCTDVIVCIHIDNSVTVSDNGRGIPTDIHESEGRSAAEVVMTVLHAGGKFDDSNYKVSGGLHGVGVSVVNALSEKLTLEILRNGSVHRQEYIRGEPQRPLIIIGTTDRTGTSVTFKPDTQIFKSLDFSHDILANRLRELAFLNQGIKIHFTDERSDKTQLFNYDGGIVSFVKHLNKNKTVLHPEPIYIKNTLDNIDVELSLQWNDTYTESVYAYTNTIPNRDGGTHLAGFRAALTRCVNNYASRNDLLKGAAKGLTLGGDDMREGLVAVLSVKMHDPKFSSQTKDKLVSSEVKGVVEQIVGTSIEIFLEENPSHAKNIVGKVAEAARAREAARKARELTRRKGALDSANLPGKLADCQERDPSQCELYIVEGDSAGGSAKQGRSRKNQAVLPLRGKILNVEKARFDRMLSSEAILTLITALGTSIGPEEFDVAKLRYHKIILMTDADVDGSHIRTLLLTFLFRHMPELIKRGHIYIAQPPLFKISKGKKEVYLKDQCALDSYLLDIGTSSVSLLPSDELCELIVGEKLKTLCQNVLYYQELMQKVDKRHDSRVVDAMLKETKLGLDSLQLTDLQSDIERIESYLNTFYPDALPLKINIEEEREHGRQRWRITTRDNGTERESIFDTIFFESADFIELSKLANAFDSLGSPPYTLSYPNESIEVPRIEDAVMRLLTEAKHGVIIQRYKGLGEMNPDQLWETTMNPENRTLLQVHLDDAIAADEIFTILMGDQVEPRREFIEQYALDVRNLDV is encoded by the coding sequence AATGCCATAGATGAACACTTAGCAGGTTACTGCACCGATGTAATCGTTTGCATTCATATTGATAACTCGGTAACCGTTTCCGACAATGGTCGTGGCATCCCGACAGATATTCATGAAAGCGAAGGAAGATCTGCCGCTGAAGTAGTTATGACGGTGCTGCATGCTGGCGGCAAATTTGATGATTCTAATTATAAAGTATCTGGCGGCTTACATGGTGTTGGTGTTTCTGTAGTAAACGCACTATCTGAAAAACTAACTCTTGAAATTTTACGCAATGGCTCAGTGCATCGTCAAGAATACATACGTGGTGAACCACAACGACCACTTATAATAATTGGTACTACTGATAGAACTGGTACTAGTGTAACTTTTAAACCAGATACGCAAATATTTAAATCATTAGATTTTTCACATGATATTTTAGCTAATCGTTTACGTGAATTGGCCTTTCTTAATCAAGGAATTAAAATTCATTTTACTGACGAGCGTAGCGATAAAACGCAACTATTTAATTATGATGGTGGTATTGTCTCTTTTGTAAAACATCTCAATAAAAACAAAACAGTTCTCCATCCAGAACCTATTTATATTAAAAATACACTAGATAATATTGATGTTGAGTTATCACTACAATGGAACGATACCTATACCGAGAGTGTATACGCTTATACTAATACAATACCAAATCGAGATGGTGGCACTCATTTAGCAGGCTTTAGAGCAGCCCTTACTCGTTGTGTAAATAACTATGCAAGTCGCAATGATTTACTTAAAGGTGCAGCCAAAGGTTTAACTCTTGGTGGCGATGATATGCGTGAAGGCTTGGTTGCAGTGCTATCAGTTAAAATGCACGATCCCAAGTTTAGCTCTCAAACTAAAGATAAATTAGTTTCAAGTGAAGTAAAAGGTGTTGTCGAACAAATAGTTGGCACATCTATTGAAATTTTCTTAGAAGAAAATCCCAGCCACGCAAAAAATATTGTTGGCAAAGTTGCAGAAGCTGCCCGTGCTCGTGAAGCTGCTCGTAAAGCTCGTGAACTTACACGTCGCAAAGGGGCACTAGATTCAGCAAATCTTCCAGGCAAACTTGCTGACTGTCAGGAACGTGACCCAAGTCAGTGTGAACTTTACATTGTTGAGGGTGATTCTGCAGGTGGTTCAGCAAAACAAGGACGTTCACGTAAAAATCAAGCGGTTTTACCTTTACGCGGCAAAATACTTAATGTTGAGAAAGCGCGTTTTGATCGTATGCTTTCATCAGAGGCGATTTTAACATTAATTACTGCACTCGGTACCAGTATTGGCCCTGAAGAATTCGATGTTGCTAAGTTAAGATATCACAAAATTATTTTAATGACTGACGCTGATGTTGACGGCAGCCATATTCGCACTTTATTGCTGACTTTTCTTTTTCGTCATATGCCTGAGCTGATAAAACGCGGCCATATTTATATCGCACAGCCACCGCTATTTAAAATTTCAAAAGGTAAAAAAGAAGTATATTTAAAAGATCAATGCGCTCTTGATAGTTATCTATTAGATATTGGTACCTCCTCTGTTTCTTTATTACCTTCTGATGAACTTTGTGAATTAATTGTTGGTGAAAAACTCAAAACTTTGTGTCAAAATGTTTTGTATTATCAAGAGTTAATGCAGAAAGTTGATAAAAGGCACGACTCTCGTGTTGTAGATGCAATGCTTAAAGAGACAAAACTCGGCTTAGATTCTTTGCAATTGACAGATCTTCAGTCCGATATTGAGCGTATTGAATCATATCTTAATACATTTTATCCTGATGCCTTGCCGCTTAAAATTAACATTGAAGAAGAACGTGAACATGGTCGACAACGCTGGCGAATAACAACGCGCGATAATGGTACTGAACGCGAATCTATTTTTGATACTATATTTTTTGAAAGCGCCGATTTTATTGAGCTATCAAAATTAGCTAACGCATTTGATTCATTAGGGTCACCTCCTTACACGCTATCTTATCCTAATGAGTCTATTGAAGTACCACGTATTGAAGATGCAGTAATGCGTTTATTAACCGAAGCTAAGCATGGCGTTATTATTCAACGCTATAAAGGTTTAGGTGAGATGAATCCCGATCAGTTATGGGAAACCACGATGAATCCCGAAAATCGCACTTTATTACAGGTGCATCTCGATGATGCGATTGCCGCCGATGAGATATTTACAATTTTAATGGGTGATCAAGTAGAACCCCGCCGCGAGTTTATTGAGCAATATGCATTAGATGTACGCAATCTTGACGTATAA